From Longimicrobium sp., a single genomic window includes:
- the uvrA gene encoding excinuclease ABC subunit UvrA → MKDRIVIRGARQHNLKNLDLDLPRRAVIVVTGPSGSGKSSLAFDTVYAEGQRRYVESLSTYAKQFLDRMEKPDVDRVDGISPAVAIEQRNPTKTSRSTVGTATEVYDYLRLLWARVGRTYCPGHPDLPCGREIRPDSVQTATDAVLRLPEGTRAMVCFPLPLSARVTHALVVENLRALGFVRVLANGVEMHLDELAEGIDLTAAGELLVVVDRVKVDAEQSGRLADSLGTAFTEGEGEAVVVPVGMKPLRFTDRFRCPEHPEIEFANPTPQLFSFNNPYGSCPECTGFGAVLRIDESLIVCNPARSIAEGAVDPWRMPRYEAKRKKLADFARKEGVSVDTPWQDLPQEFRHKVLHGVRGFQGVIDFFEDLEEKRYKAYIRVFIRQYQSARTCPTCNGAKLRPEALRIRVAGRTIAEVSELPLAQLRPWAASLRGAVPSGDGADCPPALLSEQERGIAETILKELESRIGFLNDVGLGYLTLERQTRTLSGGEAQRISLSNALGSRLVDTLYVLDEPTIGLHPADNDRLLALLVRLREGGNTVLVVEHDPEAMRMADHIVELGPGSGELGGQLVFQGTLDEIMHADTLTGRYLSGREEIAIPERRRPTRGPRIRIEGATEHNLRGVSVEIPLGALTVVSGVSGSGKSTLVHDVLYRALERELSGGETSAKRHMGEGVGAYERMSGTGGIREVVLVDQSPIGRTPRSNPVTYIKAWDEVRRIFASLPDSVQRGLTPGHFSFNVTGGRCEACKGEGQVEVEMVFMADVFVPCEICGGARFKPEVLDVRFKGRNVRDVLEMTIDQAIRFFIHEDRLGQALWHLQQVGLGYLRLGQPAPTLSGGEAQRIKVARELALGARRGGKKLYVLDEPTTGLHMDDIRKLLRVLDDLVDAGHTVVLIEHNLDVIKTADWLIDLGPGAGPDGGLVVAMGTPEDVARVPESVTGRYLVPLLERVGAGAA, encoded by the coding sequence ATGAAAGATCGCATCGTCATCCGCGGGGCCCGGCAGCACAACCTCAAGAACCTGGATCTCGACCTGCCGCGCCGCGCGGTGATCGTGGTCACGGGGCCCTCGGGGTCGGGAAAGTCGTCGCTCGCATTCGACACGGTGTACGCCGAGGGGCAGCGGCGCTACGTCGAGTCGCTTTCCACGTACGCCAAGCAGTTCCTCGACCGGATGGAGAAGCCGGACGTGGACCGCGTGGACGGCATCTCGCCGGCGGTGGCCATCGAGCAGCGGAACCCCACCAAGACCTCCCGCTCCACCGTGGGCACGGCCACCGAGGTGTACGACTACCTGCGGCTGCTGTGGGCGCGCGTGGGCCGCACCTACTGCCCGGGGCACCCCGACCTCCCCTGCGGCCGCGAGATCCGGCCGGACAGCGTGCAGACCGCCACCGACGCGGTGCTGCGCCTGCCGGAGGGGACGCGCGCCATGGTGTGCTTTCCGCTCCCCCTATCCGCACGCGTGACGCACGCGCTGGTGGTGGAGAACCTGCGCGCGCTGGGCTTCGTGCGCGTGCTGGCGAACGGCGTGGAGATGCACCTGGACGAGCTCGCCGAGGGGATCGACCTCACCGCGGCCGGCGAGCTGCTGGTGGTGGTGGACCGCGTAAAGGTGGACGCCGAGCAGTCCGGCCGCCTGGCCGACTCGCTGGGCACCGCCTTCACCGAGGGCGAGGGCGAGGCGGTGGTGGTGCCGGTGGGGATGAAGCCGCTCCGCTTCACCGACCGCTTCCGCTGCCCGGAGCACCCGGAGATCGAGTTCGCCAACCCCACGCCGCAGCTCTTCTCCTTCAACAACCCGTACGGGAGCTGCCCGGAGTGCACCGGCTTCGGCGCGGTGCTGCGGATTGACGAGTCGCTGATCGTGTGCAACCCGGCCCGCTCCATCGCCGAGGGCGCCGTCGACCCCTGGCGGATGCCGCGCTACGAGGCCAAGCGGAAGAAGCTGGCCGACTTCGCCCGCAAGGAAGGCGTCTCGGTGGACACGCCGTGGCAGGACCTTCCGCAGGAGTTCAGGCACAAGGTGCTGCACGGGGTGCGCGGCTTCCAGGGCGTGATCGACTTCTTTGAAGACCTGGAGGAGAAGCGCTACAAGGCGTACATCCGCGTCTTCATCCGCCAGTACCAGAGCGCACGCACCTGCCCGACGTGCAACGGCGCCAAGCTGCGTCCGGAGGCGCTGCGCATCCGCGTGGCGGGGCGCACCATCGCCGAGGTCTCGGAGCTGCCGCTGGCGCAGCTCCGCCCCTGGGCGGCATCGCTGCGCGGCGCCGTTCCCTCCGGCGACGGCGCGGACTGCCCCCCCGCCCTACTCTCCGAGCAGGAGCGCGGCATCGCGGAGACGATCCTCAAGGAGCTGGAGTCACGGATCGGCTTCCTGAACGACGTGGGGCTCGGCTACCTGACGCTCGAACGGCAGACGCGCACCCTTTCCGGCGGCGAGGCGCAGCGCATCTCCCTTTCCAACGCGCTGGGGAGCCGGCTGGTGGACACGCTGTACGTGCTGGACGAGCCCACCATCGGCCTGCACCCGGCGGACAACGACCGGCTGCTGGCGCTTCTGGTGCGGCTGCGCGAGGGGGGCAACACCGTGCTGGTGGTGGAGCACGACCCCGAGGCCATGCGCATGGCCGACCACATCGTGGAGCTGGGGCCGGGGAGCGGCGAGCTGGGCGGCCAGCTCGTCTTCCAGGGGACGCTCGACGAGATCATGCACGCCGACACCCTCACCGGCCGCTACCTCAGCGGCCGCGAGGAGATCGCCATCCCGGAGCGGCGCCGCCCCACGCGCGGCCCGCGCATCCGCATCGAGGGCGCCACCGAGCACAACCTGCGCGGCGTGTCGGTGGAGATCCCGCTGGGCGCCCTGACGGTGGTGAGCGGCGTGTCCGGCTCCGGAAAGAGCACGCTCGTCCACGACGTCCTCTATCGCGCCCTCGAGCGCGAGCTCTCCGGCGGCGAGACGAGCGCCAAGCGGCACATGGGCGAGGGGGTGGGCGCCTACGAAAGGATGAGCGGCACCGGCGGCATCCGCGAAGTCGTGCTGGTCGATCAGAGCCCCATCGGCCGTACGCCCCGCTCCAATCCGGTCACCTACATCAAGGCATGGGACGAGGTGAGGCGCATTTTCGCCTCCTTGCCCGACTCGGTGCAGCGCGGGCTCACGCCGGGGCACTTCTCCTTCAACGTCACGGGCGGACGCTGCGAGGCGTGCAAGGGCGAGGGGCAGGTGGAGGTGGAGATGGTCTTCATGGCCGACGTCTTCGTGCCGTGCGAGATCTGCGGCGGCGCCCGCTTCAAGCCGGAGGTGCTGGACGTGCGCTTCAAGGGTCGCAACGTGCGCGACGTGCTGGAGATGACCATCGACCAGGCGATCCGCTTCTTCATCCACGAGGACCGTCTGGGGCAGGCGCTCTGGCACCTGCAGCAGGTGGGGTTGGGCTACCTGCGCCTGGGCCAGCCCGCACCCACCCTCTCCGGCGGCGAGGCGCAGCGCATCAAGGTGGCGCGCGAGCTGGCGCTGGGGGCGCGGCGCGGCGGCAAGAAGCTGTACGTGCTGGACGAGCCCACCACCGGCCTGCACATGGACGACATCCGCAAGCTGCTGCGCGTGCTGGACGACCTGGTGGACGCGGGCCACACGGTGGTGCTGATCGAGCACAACCTGGACGTCATCAAGACGGCGGACTGGCTGATCGACCTGGGCCCCGGCGCCGGCCCGGATGGCGGCCTAGTGGTGGCGATGGGGACGCCGGAGGACGTGGCGCGCGTGCCGGAGAGCGTCACGGGGCGCTACCTGGTGCCGCTGCTGGAGAGGGTCGGCGCGGGCGCGGCCTGA
- a CDS encoding S8 family serine peptidase, with product MKRSLALLPFLTLAACSDGSDVVTSARAPEAPVFAASGGKSIEGSYMVVLNEGADARSVAAVAGVSPRYVYSAALNGFAGTLNAGQLNALQHNPNVRYIEQDGIATASTTQTGATWGIDRTDQRALPLSTTYSYTNTGLGVTAYIIDTGIDMGHSEFGGRAIAGFDAFTDGQNSNDCNGHGTHVSGTVGGANYGIAKGVTLVAVRVLDCGGSGAWSGVVAGIDWATANHVAGTPATANMSLGGGASTVVDDAVKRLIADGVATAVAAGNGNFLGIAQNACNYSPARVPEAITIGATTNTDTKASYSNYGSCVDFFAPGSGITSSWIGVGNTETNTISGTSMATPHVVGVAALYLQSNPLSTPQQVRDALFAATTKSVVKSANTTNNHLLFSAY from the coding sequence ATGAAGCGCAGCCTGGCCCTCCTCCCGTTCCTCACCCTCGCCGCCTGCTCGGACGGCTCCGACGTGGTGACCAGCGCCCGTGCCCCCGAGGCGCCGGTGTTCGCGGCCTCCGGCGGGAAGAGCATCGAGGGGTCGTACATGGTGGTACTCAACGAGGGGGCCGACGCCCGCTCGGTGGCGGCGGTGGCCGGGGTCAGCCCGCGCTACGTCTACAGCGCCGCGCTCAACGGCTTCGCGGGGACGCTGAACGCGGGGCAGCTCAACGCCCTCCAGCACAACCCGAACGTCCGCTACATCGAGCAGGACGGCATCGCGACCGCCAGCACCACGCAGACGGGCGCCACCTGGGGGATCGACCGCACGGACCAGCGCGCGCTGCCGCTCAGCACCACGTACAGCTACACCAACACCGGCCTGGGCGTAACGGCGTACATCATCGACACCGGCATCGACATGGGGCACTCCGAGTTCGGCGGGCGCGCGATCGCCGGCTTCGACGCCTTTACCGACGGCCAGAACAGCAACGACTGCAACGGGCACGGCACCCACGTGTCCGGCACGGTGGGCGGCGCCAACTACGGGATCGCCAAGGGCGTGACGCTGGTGGCGGTGCGCGTGCTGGACTGCGGCGGCTCCGGCGCGTGGAGCGGCGTGGTGGCGGGGATCGACTGGGCGACGGCCAACCACGTCGCGGGCACGCCCGCCACGGCCAACATGTCGCTCGGCGGCGGGGCCAGCACGGTGGTGGACGACGCGGTGAAGCGGCTGATCGCCGACGGCGTGGCGACCGCGGTTGCGGCCGGCAACGGCAACTTCCTGGGGATTGCGCAGAACGCCTGCAACTACTCGCCGGCCCGCGTGCCGGAGGCGATCACCATCGGCGCCACCACCAACACGGACACCAAGGCTTCGTACAGCAACTACGGCTCTTGCGTGGACTTCTTTGCGCCGGGCTCGGGGATCACGTCGTCGTGGATCGGCGTCGGCAACACGGAGACAAACACCATCAGCGGCACGTCGATGGCGACTCCGCACGTGGTGGGTGTGGCGGCGCTGTACCTGCAGAGCAACCCGCTCTCCACGCCCCAGCAGGTACGTGACGCGCTGTTCGCCGCCACCACCAAGAGCGTGGTGAAGAGCGCCAACACCACCAACAACCACCTGCTGTTCTCGGCGTACTGA
- a CDS encoding Panacea domain-containing protein, with the protein MTDDEKMAELILYISDRSQLDPPYGAIKLNKILFYADFLHYAKHGRPITGQEYMKLNQGPAPRRLVPVRKRLVAARELIVREVPYGTMRQERPIALRAADLTGFNGEEIAMVDSVISLFWGLSARQVSEISHEFDGWKLADYKETIPYDMALLSDREPTEEDLALAVELGREYAAYTA; encoded by the coding sequence ATGACCGACGATGAAAAGATGGCGGAGCTGATCCTTTACATCTCGGACAGGTCTCAGCTCGACCCGCCGTACGGGGCCATCAAGCTCAACAAGATCCTGTTCTACGCGGACTTCCTCCACTACGCGAAGCATGGAAGGCCGATCACGGGACAGGAGTACATGAAGCTGAACCAGGGGCCCGCTCCACGCCGGCTGGTTCCGGTGCGGAAACGGCTGGTCGCCGCGCGGGAGCTGATCGTTCGCGAGGTGCCGTACGGCACCATGCGGCAGGAGCGCCCCATCGCGCTGCGTGCCGCGGACCTCACTGGTTTCAACGGCGAAGAGATCGCGATGGTGGACTCCGTGATCTCGCTGTTCTGGGGGTTGAGCGCGAGGCAGGTGAGCGAGATCTCGCACGAGTTCGACGGATGGAAGCTCGCGGACTACAAGGAGACGATCCCGTACGACATGGCGCTTCTCTCCGATCGCGAGCCCACCGAAGAGGATCTGGCCCTGGCCGTGGAGCTCGGTCGAGAGTACGCCGCCTACACGGCGTAA